The sequence GCCTTTACCTACTCCAAGCGCGACGGTACCCCTTCGGCGACGATGAAACCCGAGATCAGCGGGGCTGTCGCCAAGGAGCGGCTTGCACAGCTGACGGCCCTGGTGGACGCCAACAACCTCGCGTTCCGCCGCGAACACTGCACGGACCTGGACGTGCTCGTCGAGTCCGTGACGGAAGACGGCCGCTACCAAGGGTACGACCAGTACTACAACAAGATCCTCATCGACAGCGAGGCCGATCTCGAGGGTAACTGGATCCGGATCGAATCCGCCACGGCCGAAGAGGAGTACAACCATGCAGTCGTCTGACAAAGCCAAGTGGATCATCGCCGCCTCGGCGGTGCTGCTCATTGCACTGACCCTTTTTGCGTTCCTGCGCGATACCACCAAGCCGATCAGCCGTGATCAGCTTAACACGCTGATCGCCTCGGGCGATCTGAAGCAGGTCGTCGAACGGGAAAGCTCCTACCTGCTGCGCAGCGCCGAGGGGCGTTTCAGCATCATCAAGTCCCAGGTGCCCGCCGGGACATTCGATGCCTACGTTGTCAAAACAGAGGAGGGCGGTGCCGTCGTCATCGCCATTCTGAGCCTTATCATTATTTTGGGGGCGGCTTCGCTGCTGCTGCGCTACTGGATGAAGCACCGCCGCTTCCCGGGTGCATCGGTTAGGTCGGCACAGGTGGCGGGTGCGCCGGAACAGACCTACCGCGTCCAGCCGGTCGTCTCCGACGTGACGTTCAGCGACATCGGCGGCATCAGCGACGTCAAGGAGGAGCTTGAAGAGATCATCGATTTCCTCAAGAATCCCCAGCGCTACCGCAGTTTCGGGGCGCGTCTGCCCAAGGGTGTCCTGCTGGTCGGCCCTCCTGGTGTCGGTAAGACGATGATCGCCAAGGCTGTTGCCGCCGAAGCGAATGCGCCGTTTTACTATCAGAGCGCCTCTTCCTTCGTACACATCTATGTCGGGATGGGGGCCAAACGGGTCAGCGAGCTCTTCCGTGCCGCCGCGTCCAACGCCCCGGCCATCATCTTTATCGACGAGATCGACGCCGTCGGCAAGATTCGCGAGGGGGGCGGCAACGAGGAGCGCGAAGCGACCCTGAACCAGCTGCTGACCGAGATGGACGGCTTTACGGACTCCAGCGGCATCATCGTCATCGCCGCGACGAACAAGATCGAGGTGCTCGACCCGGCCCTGCTGCGTGCCGGCCGCTTCGACCGTCGTATCTTCGTTGATCTCCCGACGCCTGCCGAACGTGAAGCGATCATCGCCAAATACCTGGAGAAGATCCCCCACAGCGTCGATGCGAAAGCGATCGCGGAGATCACCGTCGGTTTCAACGGGGCGGCACTGGCGGCACTGGTGAACGAAGCGGCGCTGCACTCCCTGCGCCACCGCCAGATCCATGTCCGCATGGAGGACATCCTGGCCGTCAAGGACAAGGTTGCCT is a genomic window of Sulfurimonas sp. HSL1-2 containing:
- a CDS encoding AAA family ATPase, with product MQSSDKAKWIIAASAVLLIALTLFAFLRDTTKPISRDQLNTLIASGDLKQVVERESSYLLRSAEGRFSIIKSQVPAGTFDAYVVKTEEGGAVVIAILSLIIILGAASLLLRYWMKHRRFPGASVRSAQVAGAPEQTYRVQPVVSDVTFSDIGGISDVKEELEEIIDFLKNPQRYRSFGARLPKGVLLVGPPGVGKTMIAKAVAAEANAPFYYQSASSFVHIYVGMGAKRVSELFRAAASNAPAIIFIDEIDAVGKIREGGGNEEREATLNQLLTEMDGFTDSSGIIVIAATNKIEVLDPALLRAGRFDRRIFVDLPTPAEREAIIAKYLEKIPHSVDAKAIAEITVGFNGAALAALVNEAALHSLRHRQIHVRMEDILAVKDKVAYGKKRLPILNDEQKECRATYLAAKAVAATWFDLPFEKVMLGSESIRPALSEPLMRHEIESHVRMLLAGKIMCDIRYREHTSSAKDDINAALTLAKAMLFEYGMGDSLLPPQEALPQMLERLETETRALLEGKTALVDGIVDVLLERESISKEEIKARIDAVL